Below is a genomic region from Deinococcus koreensis.
GGCGGCCGCCATCGAGAGCGACGCCGGCAAGCGCCTGAACCTGTACAAGCAGCTGAACGCCCTGATGGTCAAGGAGGGCCCCTACGCCATCCTGTACCAGCCCAGCCGGCCCATCGTGTTCCAGAGCGGCGTCGTGGGCTTCAACCAGAACGCCAACGGCGACGTGCAGTTCGAAAAGATCAGCAAGAAGTAGGGCGGACGACCCCTCTGCCCCGCGGCGCTACGGCTCAGTCTGCTCCCCTTGAGGGATGGTGCCCCGAGGGGGTGGGGGGGTCACCCGCGGCGTTGTCGAAAAGGAGCCCATTTGCTCGTCTATGTCGTGCGGCGCTTGGCGCTGATGGTCTTTGTGCTGTGGGGTGTGACGCTCGCGGCCTTCGTGATCTCGCACGCCCTGCCGGCCGACCCGGCGGCGGCGGCCCTGGGCAACAATGCCCGCGAGGAACAGCTCCAGGCCTTTCGGGTCAGGAACGGGCTGGATCGGCCGCTGGCAGCGCAGTACGGCCTCTATATGGAGAAGCTGGCGCAGGGCGACATGGGCGCCTCGCTGCGGACGCAGAACGCCATCGTGGCCGACCTGCGGCAATTCTTTCCGGCCACGCTGGAGCTGACACTGGTGGCGGTGGTGTTCGCCCTGCTGATCGGCCTGCCGCTGGGGGTGGTGGCGGCGCTCACGCAGGGCAGACCGCCTGACCTGCTGGCGCGCACCTTCGCGTTGCTGGGCGGGGCCACGCCGGTGTACTGGCTGGCGATCCTGGCGCTGAGCGTGTTCCACGAGCGCCTGGGCTGGCTGCCCGGGCCGGGGCGGCTGGACGCCTACAGCCTCGCGCCGCCGGTGCAGACCGGCCTGGTGACGGTCGACGCGCTGCTGGCCGGCGACCGCGAGGTGTTCGTGGACGCCGTGCGGCACCTGATCCTGCCGGGGCTGGTGCTGGGCATGTATTCGGCCGCGCTGCTGACCCGCATGACCCGCTCGGCGCTGCTGGAGGTGCTGGGGCAGGACTACATCCGCACGGCGCGGGCCAAGGGCCTGACGCGGGCGCGCGTGATCGGACAGCACGCCATGAGAAACGCCTCGCTGCCGATCCTGACCGTGCTGGGCAGCCTGTTCGGCAGCCTGCTGACCGGCGCGGTGCTGACCGAGACGATCTTCTCGTGGCCGGGCATCGGCGGCTACGCCACCACCTCGGCGATCAGCCTGGACTTCCCGGCGGTCATGGGGGTCACGCTGATCGCCGGGCTGGCGTACTCGGTCGTGAACCTGCTGGTGGATCTGCTGTACGCCTTCTTCGACCCCCGGATCAGTTTCTCGTGACGGTGACCGCCCCTCTTCCGGCGGGCACCGGCAACGCCAGCTGGCGGAGATTGCGGCGCAATCCCGGGGCCATGATCGGGCTGACGCTGCTGGGTCTGCTGCTGGTCGCCGCCCTGCTGGGGCCCGGGCTGAGCGGCGACCCGGCCGCGCAGGATCTGGGCGCCCGGCTCCAGGCGCCCTCAGGCGTCCACCTGCTGGGCACCGACCAGCTGGGACGCGACGTGCTCGCGCGCGTGCTGAACGGGGCGCGCATCTCACTGGGACTCGGGGTCAGCGTCATGCTGGCCTCGCTGCTGGTCGGCTCGGCGGTCGGACTGATCGCCGGGCTGCGCGGCGGCTGGTGGGACGAGGCGCTGATGCGCGTGACCGACATCTTCCTGGCCTTCCCCAGCCTGATCCTGGCGATGGCGATCTCGGCGGCGCTGGGGCCCAGCCTGAGCAACGTGATGATCGCGGTGGCGCTGGTGTCGTGGCCCACCTACGCCCGCCTGATCCGCGCCCAGGTGCTGGCCCTGCGGGAGCGCGAGTTCGTCGAGGCGGCCCGCGCGCTGGGCTCCTCGCAGACCCGCGTGGCCCTGCGGCACCTGCTGCCGAACTCGCTGGCGCCGCTGCTGGTGCAGGGCAGTTTCGACGTGGGCAACGCCATCCTGACCGCCGCCGGGCTGGGCTTCATCGGCTTCGGGGCGCAGCCGCCCACCCCGGAGTGGGGCGCGATGGTCAGTGAGACGCGCAACTACATCGGGCAGGCGCCGTGGGCATCAAGTGCGCCCGCCGTGGCGATCCTGGTGACCGTGCTGGCCTTCAACCTGCTCGGAGACGGGCTGCGGGACATGTTCGACCCGCGGGCTGCGCGCTGAGCTGGCGAACCGCGCCGAATTCCGGATCGACGCCGTCAGCGCCCGATCTGCTGGAGAATCACGGGATCCGTGATGGCGGTGTCGTCGGCCAACAAGAAGGCCTTGCTGAGCACCAGCGACAGCACCCGGTCGCCATCGAAGTCGACATCCGGCCCGCTGCCCCGGCCGCCGGGGATGATGCACAGGTACTGGTCGTTCGGTTCCATCAGGATGTTGCCCGAGCCCAGGTGAATCTTGTAGCCGCGCCGCTCACCCCGCACGCGCAGGAAGCGGCCGTCCAGCGAGAGGCGTTCCCGGATCTGCAGGCGCGGGATCAGCCGTGCCAGGTACGCGGCGCGCGTCCTGGCCGTCTCGGTCAGCTCGCCGAAGGAATAGCTCTGCCAGTACTCGCGGAAGCGTCCACCGGGGCCGCCGTCCTGCCAGGTCGGGTCGTTGCCCACCGAGGCCACACCCACGAACAGATCCACGTCGCGCAGCACCTCCGAGAGCACCCGAGGCGGAATCTGCTCCAGCGGCAGCGGGGCCACGGGCTGCTGGGTCTGGTTGACCCACATGGTGTACCCGCCGCCACCGGCGTGGGCGTGGTTTTCCGGCGCACCGAGGGGATAGAAGCGCACCTGGTCAGTGCCCAGGCGCAGGTAGGTGCCCGAGTCGGTGCTGTCGGTGCCGTAGTCCTCGCCCACCCCCTCGATCCAGTATTCGGCGCGCAGGCCGTAGGCGGGCAGGTCGCGCATGGCGGGGGGGTAGGAGTCGTCCACCATCAGGCGCAGCCGGTTGCGCCAGCCGCGCAGGGCCGCCAACGCGTGAAACTGGTGCTGCTTCAGGATGTGCCCGGCAAAGCGGTTCGAGTATGTGTCCGTGCGCCGCTCGGCGTCGGTCAGCACGTACACTTCGCGCCACGCCTGCTTGAACGGCTGGCGGATGTCCAGGCTCTCCAGCCGCGTGCGCCACGCCAGCACCTCCTCCACGTCCCGCCCGATGGGGTGCCAGAGCGCCACCTCGGAGGTCGGCAGGACGGGCACGGATTCATGCTGCGAGTTCCGCAGGTCGCTGTCGGCCCACAGCGCGGGCACGCCGTCAACCAGCCAGAGCAGCCGCCGCGCGACCGTGCCGGCCAGCGGGTGGGCCAGATACCGCTCCAGCCACGCCTCACCTAGCCACACGCGCGGCTGAATCATCAGGCCGTCGAGCCGCTGCGAGAGCGACGCCACCGCCTTCTCGGCTTCCTTCTGCGCGGCCCTGAGGTCAGCCAGTTCTTCGGCGAAGTCCTTTTTGACCGCCGCCGGCACGCTCTTCAGCGCTTTGCCGCCCCGGTTGAAGCTCAGGTGCGCGCCACCCCCGTCCACCTTCAGGCGGGCCTCCACGTCGCCCAGCGCCTGCGCGCGCACGCCCGCCCCGCTCAGGCCCAGCGTGGGCACGCCCAGTTCCAGCAGGTCGTCGGGTGTGACGTGCAGGCGCTCAGCCACCACCTCCAGACCCTTCTGCACCTCTTTCAGCGTGCCCTTGAAAGTCACGGTCGTCGCCAGCCGCGCCAGCGCCGCCAGGGCCGAGCCGGACTCGGTGCGCGACAGGGCATACACGGCCGCATTGGCGATTTTCGGATCACGGGGGCCGACGCTGGGCACCTTCTTCAGCGCCGACTCCACCACGAGGGCCACCGCCCGAGTCAGGGCGTCGTCGGCCGCCAGGGGCACCAGCCACAGCAGCCCCTTGAGGGACAGCGCGTTGAACGGCTCAATGACCAGATTGACGTCTGCACCCTGGAAATTCGACCCCTCAAGCGCGAAGGTGCGCGACCTGGACAGGAGTGGAAGCGCTGCCGTCAGCACCTCACGGAAAGGAGCCAGACCCACCGCCTTCAAATACTTTTCTCCCTCTTTCAGCCATTTCGTGCTCGGTTTCCCCGCCGACGCTGTACGCGCGAAGGCCAGCAGCGCGGGCCAGGGCTGGCGCTGCTCAGGAGACAGGGCATCAAGGCGGGCGAGAAAGGCGTCCGACCACGCCTCACCGGGGTTGAGTTCGGGGGTGAGCACGGCCTTCCAGTCGTTCAGGTGGTCGGCATCGACTCCAGAGAACGCCGAGCGGCGGATGGCCGCCAGCGTCAAGGGGGGCAGGGTGCCCGCCTGCCGGGCGGCCTGGATGAGTGTCTCCAGCGCGGCGCCGGCCACGGATCCCCCGTATCCCCCCAGGGGCAGGTACTGCCTGTCCAGCATGTCCTGGATGATGCGCAGACGCACTTCGGAACTCAGGTCTTCGGGGCTCAGCCTGGACAGCCCCATCAGTCTGAAGTCCCTGAGCGAGTGCGCGGGCACGCTGGGGAACTCGTCTTCCAGCAGTCTCAGGGCCAGTCGTTCGGCCAGAGGGGGCGGGACAGGAGGAGCGCTGGGGCGCTGGCTGCCGTGGGCACGCTGCGCCAGAAAACGCTTGACGAAGAGGTTCAACCAGGCGTCCTCGGCCTCCCGACCGCTGCCCAACAGGCCCCCTTCCAGGTCATTGAGCACGTCCGCCTGTTCCTGCATCCGGCTGACGATTCTGCGCAGGGGTTTCCGGTGGGTCGGATCCTGGGCGTCTATGCAGCTCGCCAGGAGTTCAAGCGTGAGATTCCGTTCGTCCCGGGCCAGGAAGGTCAGCGCCCCCAGGGCCTCGCGCTCCATGGTCTGAAAATTGGTGCTGTGCCTGATCCAGGTCAGGACACGGTGGCGGGCACGCAGTTCAGGACGGACGGCGTGGCCGTCAGCCTCGAAGCCTTCCAGAACCTTTTCCAGCGCCTGCGTGAACATCCAGCGTTCCGCCAGCTCCAGCTCGCCCCGCCAGGACTCCTGCAGCACCGTGTCCAGGGCCTGCTCCCGGGTCTCGTAATCCACCGTGCCCAGCATGTTCATGATGCTGGGCACGGCCTGCTCACGGGCGCTGAGGAGCTGACGGATACGGGTGGCAACGGCTCTCGCCTGCACCTACCCCCCCACCAGCGGCACCAGCTTGATGAACGTCACGTCCAGCGGCTGACCCGACCGCAGCGTCACGGGTTCGTCCAGGGACTCGACCTGCCGCTCGCCCACCAGGATGATGATGCCCCTCCGGACGAACGCCTCCAGGGCGCGGGCGGACTGCTGCTCCCAGTCGATGCGGCGCGGGCGGGGCAGCACGGGGCTGTTCAGCTCCCGTTCCATGCCCTGGGGCACGACCAGCCCCCGGAAGCGTTCCTGGGCGCCGGCGTTGTACGCGGTGACCTCGTCGTACACGCGGCGGCGGATCAGTTCACGCACGGTGATCGTCTCTGTCTCGAATTCCAGCGACACGGCGGCAACGGGCCGGGGGCGGGCGGTGGTCTCGTCAAGGACATTCACGGTATAGGACACGATATGACCTCCTCATTCTGTTCACAGCGTAACACACTCTCGAACGTATGTGTCCCATCTCACCATGTTCTTCACGACAGCGATGCGTCACATCCGCACGTATCTTGATCGTCCGCTCTGGTCAACGGCGAGAATGCCGCATGACCCTGACCCTGAACTACGTCAGCATCCTGGTGTCCGACATGGCGCGGTCGCTGGCCTTCTACCGCGCGCTGGGCCTGCCCATCCCGCCAGCCGCCGACGCCTCGCAGGGGCACGTGGAGATCTCGGTCGGCGGCCTGCGGATCGCCTGGGAGACCGAGGCGCTGATG
It encodes:
- a CDS encoding ABC transporter permease, which gives rise to MLVYVVRRLALMVFVLWGVTLAAFVISHALPADPAAAALGNNAREEQLQAFRVRNGLDRPLAAQYGLYMEKLAQGDMGASLRTQNAIVADLRQFFPATLELTLVAVVFALLIGLPLGVVAALTQGRPPDLLARTFALLGGATPVYWLAILALSVFHERLGWLPGPGRLDAYSLAPPVQTGLVTVDALLAGDREVFVDAVRHLILPGLVLGMYSAALLTRMTRSALLEVLGQDYIRTARAKGLTRARVIGQHAMRNASLPILTVLGSLFGSLLTGAVLTETIFSWPGIGGYATTSAISLDFPAVMGVTLIAGLAYSVVNLLVDLLYAFFDPRISFS
- a CDS encoding DUF4132 domain-containing protein; its protein translation is MQARAVATRIRQLLSAREQAVPSIMNMLGTVDYETREQALDTVLQESWRGELELAERWMFTQALEKVLEGFEADGHAVRPELRARHRVLTWIRHSTNFQTMEREALGALTFLARDERNLTLELLASCIDAQDPTHRKPLRRIVSRMQEQADVLNDLEGGLLGSGREAEDAWLNLFVKRFLAQRAHGSQRPSAPPVPPPLAERLALRLLEDEFPSVPAHSLRDFRLMGLSRLSPEDLSSEVRLRIIQDMLDRQYLPLGGYGGSVAGAALETLIQAARQAGTLPPLTLAAIRRSAFSGVDADHLNDWKAVLTPELNPGEAWSDAFLARLDALSPEQRQPWPALLAFARTASAGKPSTKWLKEGEKYLKAVGLAPFREVLTAALPLLSRSRTFALEGSNFQGADVNLVIEPFNALSLKGLLWLVPLAADDALTRAVALVVESALKKVPSVGPRDPKIANAAVYALSRTESGSALAALARLATTVTFKGTLKEVQKGLEVVAERLHVTPDDLLELGVPTLGLSGAGVRAQALGDVEARLKVDGGGAHLSFNRGGKALKSVPAAVKKDFAEELADLRAAQKEAEKAVASLSQRLDGLMIQPRVWLGEAWLERYLAHPLAGTVARRLLWLVDGVPALWADSDLRNSQHESVPVLPTSEVALWHPIGRDVEEVLAWRTRLESLDIRQPFKQAWREVYVLTDAERRTDTYSNRFAGHILKQHQFHALAALRGWRNRLRLMVDDSYPPAMRDLPAYGLRAEYWIEGVGEDYGTDSTDSGTYLRLGTDQVRFYPLGAPENHAHAGGGGYTMWVNQTQQPVAPLPLEQIPPRVLSEVLRDVDLFVGVASVGNDPTWQDGGPGGRFREYWQSYSFGELTETARTRAAYLARLIPRLQIRERLSLDGRFLRVRGERRGYKIHLGSGNILMEPNDQYLCIIPGGRGSGPDVDFDGDRVLSLVLSKAFLLADDTAITDPVILQQIGR
- the nikC gene encoding nickel transporter permease; its protein translation is MTAPLPAGTGNASWRRLRRNPGAMIGLTLLGLLLVAALLGPGLSGDPAAQDLGARLQAPSGVHLLGTDQLGRDVLARVLNGARISLGLGVSVMLASLLVGSAVGLIAGLRGGWWDEALMRVTDIFLAFPSLILAMAISAALGPSLSNVMIAVALVSWPTYARLIRAQVLALREREFVEAARALGSSQTRVALRHLLPNSLAPLLVQGSFDVGNAILTAAGLGFIGFGAQPPTPEWGAMVSETRNYIGQAPWASSAPAVAILVTVLAFNLLGDGLRDMFDPRAAR